From the Peromyscus leucopus breed LL Stock chromosome 8b, UCI_PerLeu_2.1, whole genome shotgun sequence genome, one window contains:
- the Nek8 gene encoding serine/threonine-protein kinase Nek8 isoform X2 produces the protein MEKYERIRVVGRGAFGIVHLCLRKADQKLVIIKQIPVEQMTKEERQAAQNECQVLKLLNHPNVIEYYENFLEDKALMIAMEYAPGGTLAEFIQKRCNSLLEEETILHFFVQILLALHHVHTHLILHRDLKTQNILLDKHRMVVKIGDFGISKILSSKSKAYTVVGTPCYISPELCEGKPYNQKSDIWALGCVLYELASLKRAFEAANLPALVLKIMSGTFAPISDRYSPELRQLVLSLLSLEPAQRPPLSHIMAQPLCIRALLNLHTDVGSVRMRRAEKSLTPGPPMAPGSTGSRATSARCRGVPRGPVRPAIPLPLSSVYAWGGGLNVPLRLPMLNTEVVQVSAGRTQKAGVTRSGRLILWEAPPLGTGGGTILPGAVEQPQPQFISRFLEGQSGVTIKHVACGDLFTACLTDRGIIMTFGSGSNGCLGHGNLTDISQPTIVEALLGYEMIQVACGASHVLALSADGELFAWGRGDGGRLGLGTRESHSCPQQVPVPLGQEAQRVVCGIDSSMILTLPGRVLACGSNRFNKLGLDHISLEEEPVPHQQVEEALSFTPLGSAPLDQEPLLCVDLGTAHSAAVTASGDCYTFGSNQHGQLGTSSRRVSRAPCRVQGLEGIKMVTVACGDAFTVAIGAAVTDEPVPP, from the exons ATGGAGAAGTACGAGCGGATTCGAGTGGTGGGAAGAGGTGCCTTCGG GATAGTGCATCTGTGCCTCCGTAAGGCCGACCAGAAGCTGGTCATCATCAAGCAGATCCCAGTGGAGCAGATGACCAAGGAGGAACGGCAGGCGGCCCAGAACGAGTGCCAGGTGCTCAAGCTGCTCAACCACCCCAACGTCATCGAGTACTACGAGAACTTCCTCGAGGACAAGGCCCTTATGATTGCCATGGAATATGCACCAG GTGGCACCCTGGCTGAGTTCATCCAGAAGCGCTGCAATTCCCTGCTAGAGGAGGAGACCATCCTTCACTTCTTCGTGCAGATCCTGCTCGCGCTGCATCACGTGCACACGCACCTCATCCTGCATCGGGACCTCAAGACCCAGAACATCCTTCTCGACAAACACCGCATGGTCGTCAAGATCGGTGACTTTGGCATCTCCAAGATCCTCAGCAGCAAGAGCAAGGCCTACACG GTGGTGGGTACTCCATGCTACATCTCCCCCGAGCTGTGCGAGGGCAAGCCCTACAACCAGAAGAGTGATATCTGGGCTCTGGGCTGTGTCTTATATGAGCTGGCCAGCCTCAAGAGAGCCTTCGAGGCTGCG AACCTGCCAGCTCTGGTACTGAAGATCATGAGCGGCACCTTTGCCCCCATCTCCGACCGGTACAGCCCGGAGCTGCGCCAGCTCGTCCTGAGTCTGCTCAGCCTGGAGCCTGCACAGCGGCCACCCCTCAGTCACATCATGGCGCAACCCCTCTGCATCCGGGCCCTCCTCAACCTCCACACCGATGTGGGCAGCGTCCGCATGCGGAG GGCAGAGAAGTCCCTGACCCCAGGACCACCCATGGCCCCCGGCAGCACAGGGAGCCGGGCCACCAGTGCCCGATGCAGGG GTGTCCCCCGGGGACCTGTGAGACCGGCCATCCCACTGCCACTGTCTTCCGTGTATGCCTGGGGTGGTGGCCTTAATGTGCCCCTGAGGCTCCCGATGCTCAACACTGAGGTGGTTCAGGTGTCTGCAGGGCGCACGCAGAAGGCTGGCGTCACACGCTCCGGGCGCCTCATTCTGTGGGAG GCCCCGCCCCTAGGCACTGGAGGAGGCACGATCCTCCCAGGGGCCGTGGAGCAGCCTCAGCCTCAGTTCATCTCCCGGTTCCTGGAGGGCCAGTCCGGTGTGACCATCAAGCATGTGGCCTGCGGGGACCTGTTCACGGCTTGCCTGACGG accgaggCATCATCATGACCTTTGGCAGCGGCAGCAACGGGTGTTTAGGCCACGGCAACCTCACCGACATCAGCCAG CCCACCATTGTGGAAGCCCTGCTGGGCTATGAGATGATCCAGGTGGCCTGTGGGGCCTCTCATGTGCTGGCCCTGTCCGCAGATGGGGAACTGTTTGCCTGGGGCCGAGGAGATGGTG GGAGGCTGGGACTTGGCACCAGGGAGTCCCATAGCTGCCCCCAGCAGGTGCCTGTGCCCCTAGGGCAGGAAGCTCAGAGAGTTGTTTGTGGTATTGACTCTTCCATGATCCTCACCTTGCCTGGCAGGGTCCTGGCCTGTGGAAGTAACAG GTTCAACAAGCTAGGCTTGGACCACATATCCCTGGAGGAGGAGCCTGTTCCCCACCAGCAAGTGGAGGAGGCCCTGAGCTTCACACCACTAGGCTCTGCACCTCTGGACCAGGAGCCGCTGCTGTGTGTGGACCTGGGCACTGCTCACTCAGCCGCTGTGACTG CCTCTGGTGACTGCTATACGTTTGGCAGCAATCAGCATGGGCAACTGGGCACCAGTTCTCGCCGGGTCAGCAGGGCACCCTGTCGGGTCCAAGGCCTAGAGGGCATCAAGATGGTGACAGTGGCCTGTGGGGATGCCTTCACTGTAGCCATCGGGGCAG CAGTCACAGATGAACCAGTTCCCCCCTGA
- the Fam222b gene encoding protein FAM222B isoform X2 produces the protein MNPPVAPYATVAPSTLAHPQAQALARQQALQHAQTLAHAPPQTLQHPQGIPPPPQALSHPQSLQQPQGLGHPQPMAQTQGLVHPQALTHQGLQHPPNPLLHGGRKMPDSDAPPNVTVSTSTIPLSMAATLQHSQPPDLSSIVHQINQFCQTRAGISTTSVCEGQIANPSPISRSLLINASTRVSTHSVPTPMPSCVVNPMEHTHAATAALPAAGPVNLPTGISRAPTGYPSDLKPVTWNQHQLAHLQQMCSEAGGTPAPGLTGKHTAGRELAGPGFVGKAPAYPQELCLAQSFHLKPSLEKPTPSPPVNGLPAPLAYPNGHYFQPLWNNILPTPNSDSSGSQDLAMPFHGGQPTGAPLDCAAAPGAHYRAGAGGGPVASQNSLMQTVDYLSGDFQQACFRDQSLAMLSKAHRAPGTRAPDPTDSRSLHIQHPGYR, from the coding sequence ATGAACCCCCCAGTGGCACCCTATGCTACTGTGGCACCCAGCACTTTAGCCCACCCCCAGGCCCAGGCTCTGGCCCGCCAGCAGGCCCTGCAGCACGCACAGACCCTGGCCCACGCCCCTCCCCAGACACTGCAACACCCTCAGggtataccaccaccaccacaggcacTGTCTCACCCTCAGAGCCTCCAGCAGCCTCAGGGCCTGGGCCACCCGCAGCCGATGGcccaaacccagggcttggtcCACCCGCAGGCCCTGACTCACCAGGGTCTCCAGCACCCCCCTAATCCATTGCTGCATGGAGGCCGGAAGATGCCAGACTCAGATGCGCCCCCGAATGTGACCGTGTCTACCTCAACTATCCCCCTTTCGATGGCGGCCACCCTGCAACACAGCCAGCCCCCGGACCTGAGCAGCATCGTGCATCAGATCAACCAGTTTTGCCAGACGAGGGCAGGCATCAGCACTACCTCAGTGTGTGAGGGCCAGATCGCCAATCCCAGCCCCATTAGTCGCAGTCTGCTCATCAATGCAAGCACCCGGGTGTCGACCCACAGCGTCCCCACACCAATGCCTTCATGTGTGGTCAATCCCATGGAGCACACCCACGCGGCCACAGCCGCACTGCCTGCCGCAGGCCCTGTCAACCTGCCCACAGGCATCTCTCGAGCCCCCACTGGCTACCCTAGCGACCTCAAGCCAGTTACCTGGAACCAGCACCAGCTGGCCCACCTACAACAGATGTGCAGTGAAGCTGGTGGGACACCAGCCCCTGGCCTGACGGGCAAACATACAGCAGGACGTGAGTTGGCGGGGCCTGGTTTTGTGGGCAAGGCCCCTGCCTACCCACAGGAACTCTGCCTTGCACAGTCCTTCCATCTGAAGCCTTCCCTGGAGAAGCCGACCCCATCCCCACCTGTCAATGGCCTACCAGCCCCGCTGGCCTATCCCAACGGTCACTACTTCCAGCCCCTGTGGAACAACATCCTACCAACTCCCAACAGCGACAGCTCGGGGTCTCAGGACCTCGCCATGCCGTTCCATGGTGGGCAGCCCACAGGTGCACCCCTCGACTGTGCGGCAGCTCCTGGGGCCCACTACCGAGCGGGAGCTGGGGGTGGGCCAGTGGCGAGCCAGAACAGCCTGATGCAAACGGTGGATTACCTGAGTGGGGATTTCCAGCAGGCCTGCTTCCGAGACCAGAGCCTGGCCATGTTGAGTAAGGCCCACCGAGCCCCTGGCACCCGAGCCCCTGATCCCACAGATAGTCGAAGTCTTCATATTCAGCACCCAGGGTATAGATAG
- the Nek8 gene encoding serine/threonine-protein kinase Nek8 isoform X1: MEKYERIRVVGRGAFGIVHLCLRKADQKLVIIKQIPVEQMTKEERQAAQNECQVLKLLNHPNVIEYYENFLEDKALMIAMEYAPGGTLAEFIQKRCNSLLEEETILHFFVQILLALHHVHTHLILHRDLKTQNILLDKHRMVVKIGDFGISKILSSKSKAYTVVGTPCYISPELCEGKPYNQKSDIWALGCVLYELASLKRAFEAANLPALVLKIMSGTFAPISDRYSPELRQLVLSLLSLEPAQRPPLSHIMAQPLCIRALLNLHTDVGSVRMRRAEKSLTPGPPMAPGSTGSRATSARCRGVPRGPVRPAIPLPLSSVYAWGGGLNVPLRLPMLNTEVVQVSAGRTQKAGVTRSGRLILWEAPPLGTGGGTILPGAVEQPQPQFISRFLEGQSGVTIKHVACGDLFTACLTDRGIIMTFGSGSNGCLGHGNLTDISQPTIVEALLGYEMIQVACGASHVLALSADGELFAWGRGDGGRLGLGTRESHSCPQQVPVPLGQEAQRVVCGIDSSMILTLPGRVLACGSNRFNKLGLDHISLEEEPVPHQQVEEALSFTPLGSAPLDQEPLLCVDLGTAHSAAVTASGDCYTFGSNQHGQLGTSSRRVSRAPCRVQGLEGIKMVTVACGDAFTVAIGAEGEVYSWGKGARGRLGRRDEDAGLPRPVQLDETHPYVVTSVSCCHGNTLLAVRSVTDEPVPP; encoded by the exons ATGGAGAAGTACGAGCGGATTCGAGTGGTGGGAAGAGGTGCCTTCGG GATAGTGCATCTGTGCCTCCGTAAGGCCGACCAGAAGCTGGTCATCATCAAGCAGATCCCAGTGGAGCAGATGACCAAGGAGGAACGGCAGGCGGCCCAGAACGAGTGCCAGGTGCTCAAGCTGCTCAACCACCCCAACGTCATCGAGTACTACGAGAACTTCCTCGAGGACAAGGCCCTTATGATTGCCATGGAATATGCACCAG GTGGCACCCTGGCTGAGTTCATCCAGAAGCGCTGCAATTCCCTGCTAGAGGAGGAGACCATCCTTCACTTCTTCGTGCAGATCCTGCTCGCGCTGCATCACGTGCACACGCACCTCATCCTGCATCGGGACCTCAAGACCCAGAACATCCTTCTCGACAAACACCGCATGGTCGTCAAGATCGGTGACTTTGGCATCTCCAAGATCCTCAGCAGCAAGAGCAAGGCCTACACG GTGGTGGGTACTCCATGCTACATCTCCCCCGAGCTGTGCGAGGGCAAGCCCTACAACCAGAAGAGTGATATCTGGGCTCTGGGCTGTGTCTTATATGAGCTGGCCAGCCTCAAGAGAGCCTTCGAGGCTGCG AACCTGCCAGCTCTGGTACTGAAGATCATGAGCGGCACCTTTGCCCCCATCTCCGACCGGTACAGCCCGGAGCTGCGCCAGCTCGTCCTGAGTCTGCTCAGCCTGGAGCCTGCACAGCGGCCACCCCTCAGTCACATCATGGCGCAACCCCTCTGCATCCGGGCCCTCCTCAACCTCCACACCGATGTGGGCAGCGTCCGCATGCGGAG GGCAGAGAAGTCCCTGACCCCAGGACCACCCATGGCCCCCGGCAGCACAGGGAGCCGGGCCACCAGTGCCCGATGCAGGG GTGTCCCCCGGGGACCTGTGAGACCGGCCATCCCACTGCCACTGTCTTCCGTGTATGCCTGGGGTGGTGGCCTTAATGTGCCCCTGAGGCTCCCGATGCTCAACACTGAGGTGGTTCAGGTGTCTGCAGGGCGCACGCAGAAGGCTGGCGTCACACGCTCCGGGCGCCTCATTCTGTGGGAG GCCCCGCCCCTAGGCACTGGAGGAGGCACGATCCTCCCAGGGGCCGTGGAGCAGCCTCAGCCTCAGTTCATCTCCCGGTTCCTGGAGGGCCAGTCCGGTGTGACCATCAAGCATGTGGCCTGCGGGGACCTGTTCACGGCTTGCCTGACGG accgaggCATCATCATGACCTTTGGCAGCGGCAGCAACGGGTGTTTAGGCCACGGCAACCTCACCGACATCAGCCAG CCCACCATTGTGGAAGCCCTGCTGGGCTATGAGATGATCCAGGTGGCCTGTGGGGCCTCTCATGTGCTGGCCCTGTCCGCAGATGGGGAACTGTTTGCCTGGGGCCGAGGAGATGGTG GGAGGCTGGGACTTGGCACCAGGGAGTCCCATAGCTGCCCCCAGCAGGTGCCTGTGCCCCTAGGGCAGGAAGCTCAGAGAGTTGTTTGTGGTATTGACTCTTCCATGATCCTCACCTTGCCTGGCAGGGTCCTGGCCTGTGGAAGTAACAG GTTCAACAAGCTAGGCTTGGACCACATATCCCTGGAGGAGGAGCCTGTTCCCCACCAGCAAGTGGAGGAGGCCCTGAGCTTCACACCACTAGGCTCTGCACCTCTGGACCAGGAGCCGCTGCTGTGTGTGGACCTGGGCACTGCTCACTCAGCCGCTGTGACTG CCTCTGGTGACTGCTATACGTTTGGCAGCAATCAGCATGGGCAACTGGGCACCAGTTCTCGCCGGGTCAGCAGGGCACCCTGTCGGGTCCAAGGCCTAGAGGGCATCAAGATGGTGACAGTGGCCTGTGGGGATGCCTTCACTGTAGCCATCGGGGCAG AGGGGGAAGTTTATTCTTGGGGCAAAGGAGCCCGAGGTCGCCtgggaaggagggatgaggaTGCTGGACTCCCTCGGCCAGTGCAGCTGGATGAGACTCATCCTTACGTGGTGACTTCAGTGTCCTGCTGCCATGGGAACACTCTCTTGGCCGTTCGAT CAGTCACAGATGAACCAGTTCCCCCCTGA
- the Nek8 gene encoding serine/threonine-protein kinase Nek8 isoform X3 → MHQILLALHHVHTHLILHRDLKTQNILLDKHRMVVKIGDFGISKILSSKSKAYTVVGTPCYISPELCEGKPYNQKSDIWALGCVLYELASLKRAFEAANLPALVLKIMSGTFAPISDRYSPELRQLVLSLLSLEPAQRPPLSHIMAQPLCIRALLNLHTDVGSVRMRRAEKSLTPGPPMAPGSTGSRATSARCRGVPRGPVRPAIPLPLSSVYAWGGGLNVPLRLPMLNTEVVQVSAGRTQKAGVTRSGRLILWEAPPLGTGGGTILPGAVEQPQPQFISRFLEGQSGVTIKHVACGDLFTACLTDRGIIMTFGSGSNGCLGHGNLTDISQPTIVEALLGYEMIQVACGASHVLALSADGELFAWGRGDGGRLGLGTRESHSCPQQVPVPLGQEAQRVVCGIDSSMILTLPGRVLACGSNRFNKLGLDHISLEEEPVPHQQVEEALSFTPLGSAPLDQEPLLCVDLGTAHSAAVTASGDCYTFGSNQHGQLGTSSRRVSRAPCRVQGLEGIKMVTVACGDAFTVAIGAEGEVYSWGKGARGRLGRRDEDAGLPRPVQLDETHPYVVTSVSCCHGNTLLAVRSVTDEPVPP, encoded by the exons ATGCACCAG ATCCTGCTCGCGCTGCATCACGTGCACACGCACCTCATCCTGCATCGGGACCTCAAGACCCAGAACATCCTTCTCGACAAACACCGCATGGTCGTCAAGATCGGTGACTTTGGCATCTCCAAGATCCTCAGCAGCAAGAGCAAGGCCTACACG GTGGTGGGTACTCCATGCTACATCTCCCCCGAGCTGTGCGAGGGCAAGCCCTACAACCAGAAGAGTGATATCTGGGCTCTGGGCTGTGTCTTATATGAGCTGGCCAGCCTCAAGAGAGCCTTCGAGGCTGCG AACCTGCCAGCTCTGGTACTGAAGATCATGAGCGGCACCTTTGCCCCCATCTCCGACCGGTACAGCCCGGAGCTGCGCCAGCTCGTCCTGAGTCTGCTCAGCCTGGAGCCTGCACAGCGGCCACCCCTCAGTCACATCATGGCGCAACCCCTCTGCATCCGGGCCCTCCTCAACCTCCACACCGATGTGGGCAGCGTCCGCATGCGGAG GGCAGAGAAGTCCCTGACCCCAGGACCACCCATGGCCCCCGGCAGCACAGGGAGCCGGGCCACCAGTGCCCGATGCAGGG GTGTCCCCCGGGGACCTGTGAGACCGGCCATCCCACTGCCACTGTCTTCCGTGTATGCCTGGGGTGGTGGCCTTAATGTGCCCCTGAGGCTCCCGATGCTCAACACTGAGGTGGTTCAGGTGTCTGCAGGGCGCACGCAGAAGGCTGGCGTCACACGCTCCGGGCGCCTCATTCTGTGGGAG GCCCCGCCCCTAGGCACTGGAGGAGGCACGATCCTCCCAGGGGCCGTGGAGCAGCCTCAGCCTCAGTTCATCTCCCGGTTCCTGGAGGGCCAGTCCGGTGTGACCATCAAGCATGTGGCCTGCGGGGACCTGTTCACGGCTTGCCTGACGG accgaggCATCATCATGACCTTTGGCAGCGGCAGCAACGGGTGTTTAGGCCACGGCAACCTCACCGACATCAGCCAG CCCACCATTGTGGAAGCCCTGCTGGGCTATGAGATGATCCAGGTGGCCTGTGGGGCCTCTCATGTGCTGGCCCTGTCCGCAGATGGGGAACTGTTTGCCTGGGGCCGAGGAGATGGTG GGAGGCTGGGACTTGGCACCAGGGAGTCCCATAGCTGCCCCCAGCAGGTGCCTGTGCCCCTAGGGCAGGAAGCTCAGAGAGTTGTTTGTGGTATTGACTCTTCCATGATCCTCACCTTGCCTGGCAGGGTCCTGGCCTGTGGAAGTAACAG GTTCAACAAGCTAGGCTTGGACCACATATCCCTGGAGGAGGAGCCTGTTCCCCACCAGCAAGTGGAGGAGGCCCTGAGCTTCACACCACTAGGCTCTGCACCTCTGGACCAGGAGCCGCTGCTGTGTGTGGACCTGGGCACTGCTCACTCAGCCGCTGTGACTG CCTCTGGTGACTGCTATACGTTTGGCAGCAATCAGCATGGGCAACTGGGCACCAGTTCTCGCCGGGTCAGCAGGGCACCCTGTCGGGTCCAAGGCCTAGAGGGCATCAAGATGGTGACAGTGGCCTGTGGGGATGCCTTCACTGTAGCCATCGGGGCAG AGGGGGAAGTTTATTCTTGGGGCAAAGGAGCCCGAGGTCGCCtgggaaggagggatgaggaTGCTGGACTCCCTCGGCCAGTGCAGCTGGATGAGACTCATCCTTACGTGGTGACTTCAGTGTCCTGCTGCCATGGGAACACTCTCTTGGCCGTTCGAT CAGTCACAGATGAACCAGTTCCCCCCTGA
- the Traf4 gene encoding TNF receptor-associated factor 4, with product MPGFDYKFLEKPKRRLLCPLCGKPMREPVQVSTCGHRFCDTCLQEFLSEGVFKCPEDQLPLDYAKIYPDPELEVQVLGLPIRCIHSEEGCRWTGPLRHLQGHLNTCSFNVVPCPNRCPAKLSRRDLPAHLQHDCPKRRLKCEFCGCDFSGEAYEGHEGMCPQESVYCENKCGARMMRRLLAQHATSECPKRTQPCAYCTKEFVFDTIQSHQYQCPRLPVACPNQCGVGTVAREDLPSHLKDSCSTALVLCPFKESGCKHRCPKLAMARHVEESVKPHLAMMCALVSRQRQELQELRRELEELSIGSDGVLIWKIGSYGRRLQEAKAKPNLECFSPAFYTHKYGYKLQVSAFLNGNGSGEGTHLSIYIRVLPGAFDNLLEWPFARRVTFSLLDQSDPGLAKPQHVTETFHPDPNWKNFQKPGTWRGSLDESSLGFGYPKFISHQDIRKRNYVRDDAVFIRASVELPRKILS from the exons ATGCCCGGCTTCGACTACAAGTTCCTGGAGAAGCCCAAGCGGCGGCTGCTGTGCCCGCTGTGCGGGAAGCCCATGCGCGAGCCCGTGCAGGTGTCCACTTGCGGCCACCGCTTCTGCGACACCTGCCTGCAGGAGTTCCTCAG TGAAGGAGTTTTCAAATGCCCCGAGGACCAGCTTCCTCTGGACTATGCCAAG ATCTACCCCGACCCAGAGCTGGAGGTCCAGGTGTTAGGCTTGCCTATCCGCTGCATCCACAGTGAGGAGGGTTGCCGCTGGACTGGGCCGCTCCGCCATCTACAG GGACACTTGAACACCTGCAGCTTCAATGTGGTCCCCTGCCCCAATCGCTGCCCGGCCAAGCTGAGCCGGCGCGATCTGCCTGCCCACCTGCAGCACGACTGTCCCAAGCGCCGCCTCAAGTGTGAATTCTGTGGCTGTGACTTCAGCGGGGAGGCCTACGAG GGTCACGAGGGCATGTGCCCCCAAGAGAGCGTCTACTGTGAGAACAAGTGCGGTGCCCGCATGATGCGGCGACTGCTGGCCCAGCACGCCACCTCCGAGTGCCCCAAGCGCACCCAGCCTTGTGCCTACTGCACCAAGGAGTTTGTTTTTGACACCATCCAG AGCCATCAGTACCAGTGCCCACGGCTGCCTGTCGCCTGCCCCAACCAGTGTGGTGTGGGCACCGTGGCTCGGGAGGACCTGCCCAGCCACCTGAAGGACAGCTGCAGCACTGCCTTGGTGCTCTGCCCTTTCAAAGAGTCTGGCTGCAAGCACAGG TGCCCTAAGCTGGCGATGGCACGTCACGTGGAGGAGAGTGTCAAGCCACACCTGGCTATGATGTGTGCCCTGGTGAGCCGGCAGCGGCAGGAGCTGCAGGAGCTGCggagggagctggaggagctCTCCATAGGCAGCGATGGCGTGCTCATCTGGAAGATCGGCAGCTACGGGCGGCGCCTCCAAGAGGCCAAGGCCAAGCCTAACCTGGAGTGCTTCAGCCCGGCCTTCTACACGCACAAGTATGGCTACAAGCTGCAGGTGTCCGCGTTCCTCAACGGCAACGGCAGTGGCGAGGGCACCCACCTCTCCATCTACATCCGCGTGTTGCCAGGTGCCTTTGACAATCTCCTCGAGTGGCCCTTTGCCCGTCGGGTCACCTTCTCCCTGCTGGATCAGAGCGACCCGGGTCTGGCCAAGCCACAGCATGTCACGGAGACCTTCCACCCTGATCCAAACTGGAAGAACTTCCAAAAGCCCGGCACTTGGCGAGGCTCCCTGGACGAGAGCTCTCTGGGCTTTGGCTACCCCAAGTTCATCTCCCACCAGGACATTCGAAAGCGAAATTACGTGCGGGATGATGCGGTCTTCATCCGTGCCTCCGTCGAACTGCCTCGGAAGATCCTCAGCTGA
- the Fam222b gene encoding protein FAM222B isoform X1, protein MLACLPGPGDLSFQLLSHTQMNTGLQKWDTPQKMRAAHYPTPAELDAYAKKVANNPLTIKIFPNSVKVPQRKHVRRTVNGLDTSAQRYSPYPTQAATKAGLLAIVKVPAKSILKDFDGTRARLLPEAIMNPPVAPYATVAPSTLAHPQAQALARQQALQHAQTLAHAPPQTLQHPQGIPPPPQALSHPQSLQQPQGLGHPQPMAQTQGLVHPQALTHQGLQHPPNPLLHGGRKMPDSDAPPNVTVSTSTIPLSMAATLQHSQPPDLSSIVHQINQFCQTRAGISTTSVCEGQIANPSPISRSLLINASTRVSTHSVPTPMPSCVVNPMEHTHAATAALPAAGPVNLPTGISRAPTGYPSDLKPVTWNQHQLAHLQQMCSEAGGTPAPGLTGKHTAGRELAGPGFVGKAPAYPQELCLAQSFHLKPSLEKPTPSPPVNGLPAPLAYPNGHYFQPLWNNILPTPNSDSSGSQDLAMPFHGGQPTGAPLDCAAAPGAHYRAGAGGGPVASQNSLMQTVDYLSGDFQQACFRDQSLAMLSKAHRAPGTRAPDPTDSRSLHIQHPGYR, encoded by the exons ATGCTAGCCTGTCTCCCAGGGCCAGGTGACCTGTCCTTTCAGCTTCTCTCTCACACGCAGATGAACACTGGACTTCAGAAAT gGGACactccacagaaaatgagagctGCTCACTATCCTACCCCAGCCGAATTGGACGCGTATGCTAAGAAGGTCGCAAACAACCCACTGACTATAAAAATCTTCCCCAACAGTGTGAAGGTTCCCCAGCGGAAACACGTTCGTCGTACTGTGAACGGCCTCGACACATCAGCCCAGCGCTACAGCCCCTACCCGACTCAGGCCGCCACCAAGGCAGGTCTGCTTGCCATTGTCAAAGTGCCAGCCAAAAGCATACTCAAGGACTTTGACGGCACCCGAGCCCGGCTACTCCCCGAGGCCATCATGAACCCCCCAGTGGCACCCTATGCTACTGTGGCACCCAGCACTTTAGCCCACCCCCAGGCCCAGGCTCTGGCCCGCCAGCAGGCCCTGCAGCACGCACAGACCCTGGCCCACGCCCCTCCCCAGACACTGCAACACCCTCAGggtataccaccaccaccacaggcacTGTCTCACCCTCAGAGCCTCCAGCAGCCTCAGGGCCTGGGCCACCCGCAGCCGATGGcccaaacccagggcttggtcCACCCGCAGGCCCTGACTCACCAGGGTCTCCAGCACCCCCCTAATCCATTGCTGCATGGAGGCCGGAAGATGCCAGACTCAGATGCGCCCCCGAATGTGACCGTGTCTACCTCAACTATCCCCCTTTCGATGGCGGCCACCCTGCAACACAGCCAGCCCCCGGACCTGAGCAGCATCGTGCATCAGATCAACCAGTTTTGCCAGACGAGGGCAGGCATCAGCACTACCTCAGTGTGTGAGGGCCAGATCGCCAATCCCAGCCCCATTAGTCGCAGTCTGCTCATCAATGCAAGCACCCGGGTGTCGACCCACAGCGTCCCCACACCAATGCCTTCATGTGTGGTCAATCCCATGGAGCACACCCACGCGGCCACAGCCGCACTGCCTGCCGCAGGCCCTGTCAACCTGCCCACAGGCATCTCTCGAGCCCCCACTGGCTACCCTAGCGACCTCAAGCCAGTTACCTGGAACCAGCACCAGCTGGCCCACCTACAACAGATGTGCAGTGAAGCTGGTGGGACACCAGCCCCTGGCCTGACGGGCAAACATACAGCAGGACGTGAGTTGGCGGGGCCTGGTTTTGTGGGCAAGGCCCCTGCCTACCCACAGGAACTCTGCCTTGCACAGTCCTTCCATCTGAAGCCTTCCCTGGAGAAGCCGACCCCATCCCCACCTGTCAATGGCCTACCAGCCCCGCTGGCCTATCCCAACGGTCACTACTTCCAGCCCCTGTGGAACAACATCCTACCAACTCCCAACAGCGACAGCTCGGGGTCTCAGGACCTCGCCATGCCGTTCCATGGTGGGCAGCCCACAGGTGCACCCCTCGACTGTGCGGCAGCTCCTGGGGCCCACTACCGAGCGGGAGCTGGGGGTGGGCCAGTGGCGAGCCAGAACAGCCTGATGCAAACGGTGGATTACCTGAGTGGGGATTTCCAGCAGGCCTGCTTCCGAGACCAGAGCCTGGCCATGTTGAGTAAGGCCCACCGAGCCCCTGGCACCCGAGCCCCTGATCCCACAGATAGTCGAAGTCTTCATATTCAGCACCCAGGGTATAGATAG